A portion of the Drosophila innubila isolate TH190305 chromosome 3L unlocalized genomic scaffold, UK_Dinn_1.0 0_D_3L, whole genome shotgun sequence genome contains these proteins:
- the LOC117787604 gene encoding uncharacterized protein LOC117787604 isoform X2: MAMTIDEKDQLEIKADEAVRQLSRMPARCPVEKCGETVFPSNLMMHMLDKHAHAYENTNSEIYDHMPLLLHFDPKHFEYNNCCMVTLCYGGVKNQPDSQPALSYLSLPNAGLINSQHKYDNFLPIMMMVCRTSWFSQIKDKQLKNELTSKNGNKAGIYVFWLVAPNTTRKLYYTLTAYDQSQRLYARRGQLFSTARLGDP, from the exons atggcAATGACAATAGACGAGAAAGATCAGTTGGAAATTAAGGCCGACGAAGCCGTGCGACAATTATCCCGGATGCCCGCCCGTTGTCCTGTGGAAAAATGCGGTGAAACTGTCTTCCCATCCAATTTAATGATGCACATGCTGGACAAGCATGCACATGCTTATGAGAACACGAACTCGGAGATATATGACCATATGCCGCTGTTGTTACACTTTGATCCCAAACActttgaatataataattgttgCATGGTCACGCTCTGCTACGGGGGAGTGAAGAATCAGCCGGATAGTCAGCCGGCCCTCAGCTATTTGAGCCTGCCGAATGCCGGGCTAATAAACAGTCAACataaatatgataattttCTACCGATTATGATGATGGTCTGCCGTACCAGCTGGTTTTCTCAGATCAAGGACAAGCAGCTGAAAAACGAACTCACCTCGAAGAATGGCAACAAAGCTGGCATCTATGTCTTCTGGTTGGTGGCACCCAATACAACCCGCAAGTTATACTACACGCTAACAGCCTATGATC AATCCCAGCGACTTTATGCCCGACGAGGACAACTATTTTCTACTGCGCGACTCGGAGATCCTTGA
- the LOC117787604 gene encoding uncharacterized protein LOC117787604 isoform X1, with amino-acid sequence MAMTIDEKDQLEIKADEAVRQLSRMPARCPVEKCGETVFPSNLMMHMLDKHAHAYENTNSEIYDHMPLLLHFDPKHFEYNNCCMVTLCYGGVKNQPDSQPALSYLSLPNAGLINSQHKYDNFLPIMMMVCRTSWFSQIKDKQLKNELTSKNGNKAGIYVFWLVAPNTTRKLYYTLTAYDREYHSSRSVIRTVRDFTICQNPSDFMPDEDNYFLLRDSEILELMSIGRPSSNTDNNKKRGIPMELIIYENPLKPIVQEKDLYTKMPHTKGTVHRTVNGKVSLIKRPFSKTTTCM; translated from the coding sequence atggcAATGACAATAGACGAGAAAGATCAGTTGGAAATTAAGGCCGACGAAGCCGTGCGACAATTATCCCGGATGCCCGCCCGTTGTCCTGTGGAAAAATGCGGTGAAACTGTCTTCCCATCCAATTTAATGATGCACATGCTGGACAAGCATGCACATGCTTATGAGAACACGAACTCGGAGATATATGACCATATGCCGCTGTTGTTACACTTTGATCCCAAACActttgaatataataattgttgCATGGTCACGCTCTGCTACGGGGGAGTGAAGAATCAGCCGGATAGTCAGCCGGCCCTCAGCTATTTGAGCCTGCCGAATGCCGGGCTAATAAACAGTCAACataaatatgataattttCTACCGATTATGATGATGGTCTGCCGTACCAGCTGGTTTTCTCAGATCAAGGACAAGCAGCTGAAAAACGAACTCACCTCGAAGAATGGCAACAAAGCTGGCATCTATGTCTTCTGGTTGGTGGCACCCAATACAACCCGCAAGTTATACTACACGCTAACAGCCTATGATCGTGAGTATCATAGCTCTCGCAGTGTCATTCGTACTGTGCGGGATTTTACCATCTGCCAGAATCCCAGCGACTTTATGCCCGACGAGGACAACTATTTTCTACTGCGCGACTCGGAGATCCTTGAACTCATGAGCATCGGCAGGCCAAGTTCCaacacagacaacaacaagaaacgcGGCATTCCCATGGAACTCATAATTTACGAGAATCCATTGAAGCCCATCGTGCAGGAAAAGGATCTATACACTAAAATGCCTCACACCAAGGGTACAGTGCATCGCACTGTAAATGGAAAGGTTTCACTCATCAAGAGGCCCTTTTCCAAGACAACCACGTGCATGTAA
- the LOC117788519 gene encoding uncharacterized protein LOC117788519, with protein sequence MSENLNILDVNLEKLEPIVEHEVNIEDQLNLVVNHANSDVINHKPDLFKTICQQAAKKDKPADWRCVLECCGKSINHIYDGGYCMTAETFALAQKFCPELKTINISLTRDNLQYVQSYLPQWKELEEVELRGPAFIESLLWSLSKLPNLQKLSLWDFDCETSGCIALNFLTQLKHLEISHLESGFPRKISTLLRNLISLNVYTNADKETCCELAEYCSKLENLYLYDHKENESWSIDYFNNLKCLEVHDQNASAFFLLNSLDQRYNYQLQKLIIPGKCIYQKEAMRIAKLKALKSLSCVLPDVRCLKYFIYLRLEELSLYNCCNLKNDHLLFTMHECKTLRSLKITLCTMITPHFIKDALEILFRNGVKPQNPFELMIRGSGMSTSDVDKMLSSHPHSSLLNLTLN encoded by the exons ATGAGCGAAAATCTAAATATTCTCGATGTCAACCTGGAGAAATTGGAGCCAATTGTTGAGCATGAAGTAAATATCGAGGATCAGTTGAATCTGGTAGTTAACCATGCTAATTCAGATGTCATCAATCACAAGCCTGACTTATTTAAAACCATTTGTCAGCAAGCAGCCAAAAAGGACAAGCCTGCTGATTGGCGTTGTGTTTTGGAATGTTGTGGCAAGAGCATAAACCACATCTATGACGGTGGTTATTGTATGACCGCTGAGACTTTCGCGCTTGCTCAAAAATTCTGCCCTGAGTTAAAGACCATCAATATTTCTTTAACTCGCGACAATCTTCAATATGTACAGTCCTACTTACCGCAATGGAAAGAGCTCGAGGAAGTTGAACTGAGAGGTCCGGCGTTTATCGAATCTCTGCTTTGGTCTCTTTCCAAATTGCCAAATTTGCAGAAACTAAGTCTCTGGGATTTTGACTGTGAAACATCTGGAT GTATCgcgttaaattttttaacgcAGCTGAAGCACTTGGAGATCAGCCATTTAGAGTCTGGTTTTCCACGAAAGATCTCGACACTGCTAAGAAATCTAATCagcttaaatgtatatacGAATGCCGATAAAGAAACCTGTTGTGAACTGGCAGAATATTGTTCCAAATTGGAGAATTTGTACTTGTACGATCACAAGGAAAATGAGTCTTGGAGCattgattattttaacaatCTAAAGTGTTTGGAAGTCCATGATCAGAATGCTAGTGCATTTTTTCTGCTAAACTCATTGGACCAGAGATATAATTATCAACTGCAAAAGCTGATAATACCCGGAAAATGCATCTATCAGAAGGAAGCAATGCGCATCGCTAAACTGAAAGCTTTAAAATCACTATCCTGTGTTCTTCCCGACGTGCGTTGccttaagtattttatttatttgcgatTGGAGGAGTTGTCACTCTATaattgttgcaatttaaaaaacgatCATTTGTTGTTTACAATGCATGAGTGCAAGACACTGCGATCACTTAAAATTACACTCTGCACCATGATCACACCACACTTTATTAAAGATGCACTTGAGATCTTATTCCGAAACGGAGTTAAACCACAAAATCCATTCGAGCTTATGATAAGGGGTTCAGGCATGAGTACTTCAGATGTCGACAAGATG ttgtcTTCGCATCCACATTCCAGCTTGTTGAATCTgacattgaattaa